Proteins co-encoded in one Bacteroidota bacterium genomic window:
- the murB gene encoding UDP-N-acetylmuramate dehydrogenase has protein sequence MIKIADNVSLKPYNTFGIEASCNHFVEINSVSDLNALLDSDVYKRNKHLIIGGGSNILLTKNFDGLVIKNNLKGIEVVREEGDYVFVKASAGEVWHEFVQWCIQRNLAGLENLSLIPGCVGASPMQNIGAYGVEIKDVFDCLEAIDLKNGTLKEFTKQACNFGYRESVFKHELKNKFMIVSVTFRLNKKINLNTSYGAINTELESMGVKQPGINDVSQAVINIRSSKLPDPKVMGNAGSFFKNPEVEVSEYERIKKQFPNVVAYPLENGNYKLAAGWLIEQSGLKGYQVGNAAVHDKQALVLVNKGGANGDEIYSLSEHVLQTVFAKFGVKLEREVNII, from the coding sequence ATGATTAAAATTGCCGACAATGTTTCGTTAAAGCCCTATAATACATTTGGTATAGAGGCTTCCTGTAACCATTTTGTGGAGATAAATTCGGTTTCTGATTTGAATGCATTATTAGATTCTGATGTGTATAAACGCAATAAACATTTAATTATTGGGGGCGGCAGCAATATTTTACTGACGAAAAATTTTGATGGTTTGGTAATCAAGAATAACCTTAAGGGAATTGAAGTTGTGAGGGAAGAGGGAGATTATGTTTTTGTAAAGGCTTCGGCGGGCGAAGTTTGGCATGAGTTTGTACAATGGTGTATTCAAAGAAATTTGGCAGGATTAGAGAATTTGTCATTGATACCAGGCTGTGTTGGTGCAAGTCCGATGCAAAATATTGGAGCCTACGGTGTAGAAATTAAGGATGTGTTTGATTGTTTGGAGGCTATAGATTTAAAGAACGGTACCCTAAAAGAATTTACGAAGCAAGCGTGTAATTTCGGCTATCGTGAAAGCGTGTTTAAACATGAATTAAAGAATAAATTCATGATTGTTTCAGTTACTTTCAGACTCAATAAAAAGATAAATCTTAATACCAGCTATGGTGCTATTAACACTGAGCTTGAAAGTATGGGTGTTAAACAACCGGGAATAAATGATGTGTCGCAGGCGGTAATAAACATTCGCTCTTCTAAATTGCCCGATCCAAAAGTGATGGGCAATGCCGGAAGTTTTTTTAAGAACCCGGAAGTAGAGGTGAGTGAATATGAGCGAATCAAAAAGCAATTTCCGAATGTTGTAGCTTATCCTTTAGAAAATGGAAATTATAAGTTAGCTGCAGGTTGGCTTATTGAGCAGAGTGGATTAAAGGGGTATCAGGTTGGAAATGCGGCAGTACATGATAAACAAGCTTTGGTGTTGGTGAATAAGGGTGGCGCTAATGGCGATGAAATATATTCTTTGTCGGAGCATGTATTACAAACCGTATTTGCTAAATTTGGAGTTAAACTCGAGCGCGAGGTAAATATTATTTAA
- a CDS encoding glycosyltransferase codes for MFTTTNKTVILSVINDLATDQRVLRSANVLKEQGYEVLLFGRELKNSPSVAHLPYKTKRIKMLFTSGPAFYLFFNLRLLLFLLKQKSTLLFANDLDTIWPNYFVAKLRKLPLIYDSHEIFCEVPELQKTPIKKKIWESLEAKIIPKLTYCITVNQSIADYFNQKYKINFVAVRNIPETITQTPKTKTQLGMPSNKTILILQGAGINIQRGAEELVEAMQYIEKAHLYIIGGGDVFETLKKSVKQLNLGHKITIKEKMPKSELQHYTFNSDIGISIDKDSNLNYHYSLPNKFFDYTQANLAVLATRLPEIEKLIKTYNVGCFINHHEPQHIANTVNDMIESGQLSEWKNNCQRLNQENNWEHEKQKLIQVITSIH; via the coding sequence TTGTTTACAACTACAAATAAAACTGTTATCCTGAGCGTGATTAATGATCTGGCCACCGATCAACGTGTATTGCGCTCTGCTAATGTGTTAAAGGAACAAGGTTATGAGGTTCTTTTATTCGGACGGGAATTAAAAAATTCGCCGTCTGTAGCACATTTACCCTATAAAACAAAACGAATTAAAATGCTATTTACGAGTGGCCCCGCATTTTATTTGTTTTTTAATTTACGCCTGTTACTGTTTCTCTTAAAACAAAAAAGCACTTTACTTTTCGCTAATGATTTAGATACCATTTGGCCAAATTATTTTGTTGCCAAACTCAGAAAGCTTCCTTTGATTTATGATAGTCATGAAATTTTCTGTGAAGTTCCGGAACTTCAAAAAACACCGATAAAAAAGAAAATTTGGGAATCGCTTGAAGCGAAAATTATCCCTAAGCTTACTTATTGTATTACTGTTAATCAAAGTATTGCCGACTATTTCAATCAGAAGTATAAGATTAATTTCGTAGCGGTTCGCAATATTCCTGAAACCATCACCCAAACTCCGAAAACTAAAACGCAACTCGGAATGCCTTCAAACAAAACCATTTTAATTTTACAAGGAGCAGGAATAAACATTCAGCGCGGTGCCGAAGAACTCGTTGAGGCCATGCAATATATTGAAAAAGCGCATTTGTATATCATTGGCGGCGGTGATGTTTTTGAAACACTAAAAAAATCCGTTAAGCAATTAAACCTTGGGCATAAAATCACCATCAAAGAAAAAATGCCTAAATCCGAACTACAACATTATACATTCAATTCCGATATTGGAATTAGCATTGACAAAGACTCAAATCTCAATTATCATTATAGCTTACCCAATAAGTTTTTTGATTACACCCAAGCCAATTTGGCTGTTTTAGCCACTCGCTTACCTGAAATCGAGAAATTAATTAAAACTTACAATGTTGGATGTTTCATCAATCATCATGAACCACAACACATTGCTAATACCGTCAACGATATGATTGAATCCGGTCAACTTTCCGAATGGAAAAACAATTGTCAACGTTTAAACCAAGAAAATAATTGGGAGCATGAAAAACAAAAACTTATTCAAGTCATAACATCCATTCATTAA
- the lpxD gene encoding UDP-3-O-(3-hydroxymyristoyl)glucosamine N-acyltransferase — translation MEFSAQQIAGLLGGTIEGNENAKVSNLSKIEEGKPGTLSFLANPLYTPHIYETDASIVIVNKTLQLDKPVKSTCTLIRVDDAYGCFAKLLEMYNQFKLNKTGIEQPSHISKTATLGKDCYVGAFAYIGENVKIGNNVKIYPQCYIGDNTTIGDDCTFYSGVKIYHDCVVGKDVTIHASTVVGSDGFGFAPNSENNYKKVPQIGNVIIEDHVEIGSNTSIDRATLGSTIIRKGVKLDNLIQIAHNVEVGENTVMAGGAFIAGSTKIGKNVMIGGQAGVIGHLKVADGVKIAGQSGVGSNIETENEIVQGSPAFGIGEYKRAYVLFRGLPKLNERVRELEKQLKNSK, via the coding sequence ATGGAATTTTCAGCACAACAAATTGCAGGATTATTAGGCGGAACCATTGAAGGAAATGAAAACGCCAAAGTTTCTAATTTATCCAAAATTGAAGAAGGAAAACCGGGAACACTTTCGTTCTTGGCGAATCCATTATACACGCCGCATATTTACGAAACGGATGCCAGCATTGTTATCGTAAACAAAACACTTCAACTCGATAAACCGGTAAAATCAACCTGCACATTAATTCGTGTGGATGATGCATACGGTTGTTTTGCCAAACTGCTTGAAATGTACAATCAGTTTAAACTGAACAAAACCGGTATCGAACAACCTTCACACATTTCAAAAACAGCCACACTCGGAAAAGATTGTTATGTTGGTGCCTTTGCCTATATAGGTGAAAATGTAAAAATTGGTAACAATGTAAAAATATACCCGCAATGTTACATTGGTGATAATACCACAATTGGCGACGACTGCACCTTTTATTCCGGCGTTAAAATTTACCACGATTGCGTAGTTGGAAAGGATGTTACCATTCACGCCAGCACAGTGGTTGGAAGCGACGGATTTGGTTTTGCTCCAAACTCAGAAAACAATTATAAAAAAGTACCGCAAATAGGAAACGTGATTATTGAAGACCACGTTGAAATCGGTTCCAATACTTCTATCGATCGCGCTACACTCGGGTCAACGATTATTCGCAAAGGGGTTAAATTAGATAACCTTATCCAAATCGCACATAATGTTGAAGTGGGAGAAAACACCGTTATGGCCGGAGGCGCGTTTATTGCAGGCTCAACCAAAATTGGAAAAAACGTAATGATTGGCGGACAAGCCGGTGTAATTGGGCATTTAAAAGTAGCTGACGGTGTGAAAATTGCAGGACAATCCGGTGTGGGAAGTAATATTGAAACAGAGAATGAAATTGTTCAAGGTTCCCCTGCATTTGGTATTGGAGAATATAAACGCGCTTATGTTTTATTCAGAGGATTGCCTAAACTAAACGAAAGAGTACGTGAGCTTGAAAAACAGCTTAAAAACTCTAAATAA
- a CDS encoding bifunctional UDP-3-O-[3-hydroxymyristoyl] N-acetylglucosamine deacetylase/3-hydroxyacyl-ACP dehydratase, which produces MSDKQHTIKQKVSVTGVGLHTGKKVTLTFNPAPENHWFKFQRTDVEGQPIIEADADLVVDTSRGTTLEKNGVRVHTTEHVLAALVGLGIDNCLIQVDGPEMPIMDGSSWKFIEALEAAEIVEQDAEREYFELTENLTYEDPIKKVEMLAVPQETFRVTVMVDYNSEVLGTQHAGMYHIGEFKEEISKCRTFVFLHELEALLAHNLIKGGDLDNAIVLVENELPKEKLDHLKKLFNKEHVEVKGRGVLNNTKLHFYNEPARHKLLDIVGDLALAGKPMKIHVLAARPGHAGNVAFAKKIKEVMKKQKNERMVPKLDLTATPVCNVRDIQTILPHRPPFLMVDKILELTPEYVIGVKNVTMTEFWTAGHFPDEPIMPGVLIVEALAQTGGVLCLKTVPDPENYQTYFLKIENAKFKQKVVPGDTLVFRMDLVDPIRRGMCHMKGLAYVGNKLVCEADMTAQIVKVRNLDKPVVA; this is translated from the coding sequence ATGAGCGATAAACAGCATACCATCAAACAAAAAGTATCGGTTACAGGCGTTGGCTTACATACCGGTAAAAAAGTAACCTTAACTTTTAATCCTGCACCGGAAAATCATTGGTTCAAATTTCAACGTACGGATGTAGAGGGTCAACCCATTATTGAAGCAGATGCCGATTTAGTGGTAGATACCTCCCGTGGTACTACTTTAGAAAAAAACGGTGTTCGTGTTCATACAACGGAGCATGTTTTAGCAGCCTTGGTTGGTTTAGGAATCGATAATTGCTTAATCCAAGTTGACGGTCCGGAAATGCCGATTATGGATGGCAGTTCCTGGAAATTCATTGAAGCTTTGGAAGCTGCTGAGATTGTTGAACAGGATGCAGAGCGCGAATATTTTGAATTGACTGAAAACTTAACCTACGAAGATCCGATTAAGAAAGTTGAAATGTTGGCGGTACCTCAAGAGACATTCCGTGTTACTGTAATGGTTGACTACAATAGTGAAGTTTTAGGTACTCAGCACGCGGGCATGTATCACATCGGTGAGTTTAAAGAAGAAATTTCAAAATGCCGCACCTTCGTATTTCTTCACGAATTAGAAGCATTGTTGGCTCACAATTTAATTAAGGGTGGTGATTTGGATAACGCCATTGTGTTAGTTGAAAACGAATTACCAAAGGAGAAATTGGATCATCTAAAAAAATTATTTAATAAAGAACATGTTGAAGTAAAAGGACGTGGTGTTCTCAACAACACCAAACTTCACTTCTATAACGAACCGGCTCGTCATAAACTGTTAGACATTGTTGGCGATCTTGCTCTTGCCGGAAAACCAATGAAGATTCACGTACTTGCTGCTCGTCCGGGTCATGCCGGAAACGTTGCCTTTGCAAAGAAAATTAAAGAGGTAATGAAAAAACAGAAAAACGAGCGCATGGTTCCTAAGTTGGATTTAACTGCTACTCCGGTATGCAACGTTCGTGATATTCAAACTATCTTACCTCATCGTCCGCCATTTTTAATGGTAGACAAAATTTTAGAATTAACCCCGGAATATGTGATTGGTGTAAAAAACGTAACCATGACAGAATTCTGGACAGCAGGCCATTTCCCTGATGAACCAATTATGCCGGGTGTACTGATTGTGGAAGCCTTAGCACAAACAGGCGGAGTGTTATGTTTAAAAACAGTTCCGGATCCGGAAAATTATCAAACGTATTTCTTAAAAATTGAGAACGCTAAGTTTAAACAAAAAGTAGTACCTGGTGATACACTTGTTTTCAGAATGGACTTGGTGGATCCTATTCGCCGTGGCATGTGTCACATGAAGGGCTTGGCTTACGTTGGAAATAAATTAGTTTGTGAGGCTGACATGACAGCACAAATTGTGAAGGTGAGAAATTTAGATAAACCGGTTGTTGCATAA
- the lpxA gene encoding acyl-ACP--UDP-N-acetylglucosamine O-acyltransferase — MISNLASVSPKAKIGNNVKIDAFATVYEGVEIGDNTWIGPNAVIFPDTIIGHDCKIFPGACIGPVSQDLKYRGEPANTVVGNNTVIREYVTIHKGTADRMTTKVGDNCLLMAYVHIAHDCIIGNNVIMASYAGLSGHITIEDYAILEGNVGAQQFTSVGAHAFVAGGSLIRKSVPPFIRVAREPLQYIGVNSVGLARRGFDKEKIQEIENIYRTIFVHNNSITKALEIVEAEMPETEVRNQIINFIRGCKDGVVKGV, encoded by the coding sequence ATGATTTCTAATCTCGCTAGCGTAAGCCCCAAAGCAAAAATAGGTAACAACGTAAAAATTGACGCCTTTGCCACTGTATACGAGGGTGTGGAAATTGGTGACAATACCTGGATTGGCCCGAATGCTGTTATTTTCCCAGATACAATAATTGGTCACGACTGTAAAATTTTTCCGGGTGCTTGTATTGGTCCGGTTTCGCAAGATTTAAAATATCGCGGTGAACCGGCTAATACCGTTGTAGGAAATAATACGGTGATTCGTGAGTACGTTACCATTCATAAAGGTACGGCAGACAGAATGACCACTAAGGTTGGCGACAATTGTTTATTGATGGCTTATGTTCACATTGCACACGATTGTATTATTGGAAACAATGTTATAATGGCAAGTTATGCAGGTTTATCTGGACATATCACCATTGAAGATTACGCTATTTTAGAAGGTAATGTTGGCGCGCAACAATTCACTTCGGTTGGCGCACATGCTTTTGTTGCCGGCGGAAGTTTGATTCGAAAAAGTGTACCTCCGTTTATCCGTGTAGCACGTGAACCATTACAATATATTGGTGTAAACTCAGTAGGATTAGCAAGAAGAGGATTTGATAAAGAAAAAATTCAGGAAATCGAAAATATTTACCGTACCATTTTTGTACACAACAACTCCATTACCAAAGCGCTTGAAATTGTGGAAGCTGAAATGCCCGAAACTGAAGTCAGAAACCAAATTATCAACTTCATCAGGGGTTGTAAAGATGGTGTTGTAAAAGGAGTTTAA
- a CDS encoding ABC transporter ATP-binding protein produces MPSTNLHIQLNDIGKKFGKEWIFKNINLTIDSGDKLVILGGNGSGKSTLLQIISGYVLPNAGDLNYNLDGKSIDKEEYQKYISLASPYLDLIEDYTLEEIINHCAIYKPFLKNLDTARIIELSGLSAAKNKFIKNYSSGMRQRVRLTLAILADCEILLLDEPVSNLDKNAIDWFKGLVKDYASHKTIIVCSNSIKEEFEFCTKELNVADYKKN; encoded by the coding sequence ATGCCAAGTACTAACCTACACATACAATTAAACGACATTGGAAAGAAATTTGGTAAAGAATGGATTTTTAAAAACATTAATCTTACCATTGATTCAGGAGATAAATTAGTTATACTTGGTGGCAACGGCTCCGGAAAATCAACTTTACTTCAAATTATATCGGGTTACGTTTTACCAAATGCTGGGGATTTAAATTATAACCTTGACGGGAAATCCATCGACAAAGAAGAATACCAGAAATATATAAGTCTGGCTTCACCCTACCTTGATTTAATTGAAGATTACACATTGGAAGAAATCATCAATCATTGTGCGATTTACAAACCCTTTTTAAAAAACTTAGATACGGCAAGAATCATTGAATTAAGCGGACTAAGTGCTGCGAAAAACAAATTCATTAAAAACTACAGCAGCGGCATGCGCCAGCGCGTGAGGTTAACTTTAGCCATATTAGCTGATTGCGAAATTTTACTGCTGGATGAACCCGTATCCAACCTTGATAAAAATGCCATCGACTGGTTTAAAGGTTTAGTTAAGGATTACGCCTCGCATAAAACCATTATTGTATGCTCAAATTCTATTAAGGAAGAGTTTGAATTCTGCACAAAAGAGTTAAACGTAGCGGATTATAAAAAAAATTAA
- a CDS encoding twin-arginine translocase TatA/TatE family subunit → MNALHILFLNLGGGEVVMILFVILLLFGGKGIPNIAKALGKGIREFKDASEGIKRDIQESTGGITNQVHEQIQEIKKEIEDK, encoded by the coding sequence ATGAACGCTTTACATATTCTTTTCTTAAACCTTGGCGGCGGCGAAGTGGTGATGATATTGTTTGTGATTTTACTTTTATTTGGAGGTAAAGGCATTCCGAATATTGCAAAAGCATTAGGCAAAGGTATACGCGAATTTAAAGACGCCAGTGAAGGTATTAAACGTGATATTCAGGAAAGCACCGGTGGCATCACCAATCAGGTTCACGAACAAATTCAGGAAATAAAAAAAGAGATTGAGGACAAGTAA
- a CDS encoding outer membrane beta-barrel protein, whose product MYTKNSILAGLLFLSISIFAQDSDSFKDKEFSLFVGQSSTNIINDNLKSDKYAKTSGANWFNLGFNYCKYFNKNLGFIIGLEYSGYKNITEYRGAFWSESTQIDRDGYIYYAVADANYTHTRTVHTGEVPIQLRIQAPVNSSVQFFIDAGFKINFVGSAKNKQEGTFKNKGAYPHTTFDNVYFLIEDDAYYGYKSYKYDKTLSMEPARVNLAYVLGFGIKAKVSDNAFILFNPAYTMGITDLVSKNNRPDYEDVFGEKKAHSKYLLRQFAIRFGVGFYL is encoded by the coding sequence ATGTATACTAAAAATAGCATTCTGGCAGGCTTACTTTTTTTAAGCATCTCGATTTTTGCACAAGATAGTGATTCGTTTAAGGATAAAGAATTTTCTTTGTTTGTTGGACAATCCTCTACAAATATTATAAATGATAATCTAAAGAGTGATAAGTACGCTAAAACCAGCGGAGCAAACTGGTTTAATCTTGGTTTTAATTATTGCAAATACTTTAACAAAAACCTGGGATTTATAATAGGATTAGAATATTCAGGCTATAAGAACATCACCGAATACAGAGGCGCGTTTTGGAGTGAGTCAACTCAAATCGACAGAGACGGCTATATTTATTACGCGGTAGCGGATGCCAATTACACACATACACGAACTGTACATACCGGTGAAGTGCCGATACAATTGCGTATCCAAGCACCGGTAAATTCAAGTGTACAGTTTTTTATCGATGCAGGCTTTAAAATAAATTTTGTGGGAAGTGCAAAAAACAAACAGGAAGGAACTTTTAAGAATAAAGGAGCCTATCCGCATACTACATTCGACAACGTTTACTTTTTAATTGAAGATGATGCTTACTATGGTTATAAAAGTTATAAGTATGATAAAACCTTAAGTATGGAGCCTGCCAGAGTAAATTTAGCTTATGTTCTCGGTTTTGGTATTAAAGCAAAAGTTAGCGATAATGCGTTTATACTATTTAATCCTGCGTATACTATGGGAATTACAGATTTAGTTTCGAAAAACAATCGTCCGGATTATGAAGATGTGTTTGGCGAGAAGAAAGCGCATTCGAAGTACTTGTTGCGCCAATTTGCGATTAGATTTGGAGTTGGTTTTTATTTGTAA